A part of Chloroflexota bacterium genomic DNA contains:
- a CDS encoding DegV family protein, with protein MTKIIADTTCGLPLEELAAMGVDVIPQIIIFDDHPYRDDNEIDTPTFLSKLQEAKELPKTAAPPPALYEPIYQACAKAGESIVIPTPSSDLSGTFRSAEVAYENVPEADVHILDTRTVAGGLGVLVKKAKQWADEGKSAEKIVEDLQALQKRETVYFLVDTLDYLHKGGRIGSASYLVGSVLQVKPILGLVNGKVDSIDKQRTSAKALARFKELILEDCPKGPESYITISHCGGQERAKALAKELAKELDLDSIPIYVVPPAIVVHAGPGVITVSYFKAE; from the coding sequence ATGACCAAAATCATCGCTGATACCACCTGTGGCTTGCCACTGGAGGAATTGGCAGCGATGGGTGTGGATGTCATCCCGCAAATTATCATCTTTGACGATCATCCTTACCGCGATGATAACGAAATTGACACACCCACGTTCTTGTCCAAACTGCAGGAAGCGAAAGAGCTGCCAAAAACGGCTGCCCCACCCCCAGCCCTCTACGAACCGATCTATCAGGCTTGCGCCAAGGCAGGCGAATCAATTGTCATTCCCACGCCCTCCTCTGACCTCAGCGGCACCTTCCGTTCGGCCGAGGTCGCCTATGAAAATGTCCCGGAGGCAGATGTCCACATCCTCGATACCCGCACGGTTGCTGGCGGTCTGGGCGTCCTGGTTAAGAAAGCTAAACAGTGGGCGGACGAGGGAAAATCAGCCGAGAAGATTGTTGAAGACCTGCAAGCCCTGCAAAAGCGCGAGACGGTCTACTTCCTGGTGGACACCCTCGATTATCTCCACAAGGGTGGGCGTATCGGCAGTGCTTCCTACCTGGTCGGCAGTGTCCTACAAGTCAAACCCATCCTGGGCCTGGTAAATGGCAAGGTTGACTCGATAGATAAGCAGAGAACCTCTGCCAAAGCGCTGGCCCGGTTTAAGGAATTAATTTTGGAAGACTGCCCCAAAGGGCCCGAATCCTACATCACCATCAGTCATTGCGGTGGCCAGGAACGGGCTAAAGCCTTAGCCAAAGAATTGGCCAAAGAACTGGATCTGGATTCAATCCCGATCTATGTTGTGCCCCCTGCCATCGTGGTGCATGCCGGCCCGGGTGTCATCACTGTGAGCTATTTCAAAGCTGAATAA
- a CDS encoding class I SAM-dependent methyltransferase — MMDELGTLDFSGVEETGLLTLYSKAMESQSADPILKDPMAEAIVARIDPILQQKDDAMARQLRNQAVDPRLIVHLALRSRKYDDYARAFLAHNPAGVIVNIGCGLDMRFFRIDNGEVRLFDLDLPDVIDLKRQLCPQNERYHLVATSVLDFDWMDQIVTNGGPFLILAEGIFMYLPEQEVKRLLLAIQDRFPESDLVCELTNRTWVEGLWGKLAQFKMQHRLKMQSQSAFQFGVSSPEEFESWGKGIEFREMWFYMDDDHPKIGWYRIFRGMKLIRTAQFTVRYTLHAA, encoded by the coding sequence ATGATGGATGAACTTGGAACGCTGGATTTTTCAGGTGTGGAAGAAACGGGGTTGCTCACGCTTTATAGCAAGGCGATGGAGAGCCAGAGTGCTGATCCAATTTTAAAAGACCCAATGGCGGAGGCGATTGTCGCGAGGATTGATCCCATCCTCCAGCAGAAAGATGACGCCATGGCCAGGCAATTGCGTAATCAGGCCGTGGATCCTCGCTTGATCGTCCATCTGGCACTGCGCAGCAGGAAATATGACGACTATGCCAGAGCCTTTCTCGCTCATAATCCTGCCGGCGTGATTGTGAATATTGGCTGCGGTCTGGATATGCGGTTTTTCCGAATTGATAATGGCGAGGTGCGTTTATTTGACCTTGATCTGCCCGATGTGATTGACTTGAAACGGCAGCTTTGCCCGCAGAATGAGCGCTATCACCTGGTGGCGACATCCGTGCTGGATTTTGATTGGATGGATCAAATCGTGACTAATGGCGGTCCGTTCCTGATCCTCGCCGAAGGGATTTTTATGTATCTCCCGGAGCAGGAAGTCAAGCGGCTGTTGCTGGCAATTCAGGATCGTTTCCCGGAATCGGATCTGGTGTGTGAACTGACCAACCGTACCTGGGTGGAGGGGCTATGGGGTAAGCTGGCTCAATTCAAAATGCAGCACCGCCTGAAAATGCAGTCTCAGTCAGCCTTTCAATTTGGGGTTTCCTCGCCAGAGGAATTTGAGTCATGGGGGAAGGGGATCGAATTTCGTGAGATGTGGTTCTATATGGATGATGACCACCCGAAAATCGGCTGGTATCGGATCTTCAGGGGGATGAAGTTGATCCGGACGGCTCAATTCACGGTCCGCTACACCCTGCACGCGGCTTAG
- a CDS encoding DUF4129 domain-containing protein yields MSRPSPTPETTQNSQQFITLVNLLLLSGMFSALAFITNQFIGVFYVEWMVTGLPVLTFFISFVSLLVHYVQKRIVRRDYNPFLSAAAEWVLILLVGSIFLMLQPGVGGFWQEVLTWQHGFLEEFFDIQAILLIFFLLVIWGLTRLFSPPLFQLEEDQELMEQEKLGITFNDRQEARRSLMGLVFVLGFIMVGMTVIIKGNFENLPALATPMRSFVIALLVYFSMAFIFLALNHYAIQKARWYFNDIQVSPDLSKRWLLYTVIFIAVAILLTVFLPTDFAFGFLPVAQTLFTVIVYIFGLIQFLVLLPISFVLSLLGTLLGTPQNESVSKPELPEFTPETIQTTGTLPWWDLVKSILFWLIFVGMIILAVRTFINNHQGLKAFFEKLKVKSWLSDFWQWIKQGLKRVGEAATETVQKGVQQIRAYFTDREIKLPNLSTLIRHLPPRQALILNYLDWVNWNARHGLKRNKSQTPYEYAAAIHQRWPEIEADLTPFTNDFIAARYTQQKIDKEQLEAAQTLLSKMKAAILKQQSQPG; encoded by the coding sequence ATGAGCAGGCCATCCCCTACCCCCGAAACCACCCAGAATTCCCAGCAATTCATCACCCTGGTGAATCTCCTGTTGTTGAGCGGCATGTTCAGCGCACTGGCTTTCATCACCAATCAGTTCATCGGCGTCTTCTATGTGGAGTGGATGGTCACCGGGCTGCCTGTCCTGACCTTTTTCATCTCTTTTGTGAGCCTACTGGTGCACTACGTTCAGAAACGAATTGTCCGCCGCGACTACAACCCCTTCCTGTCTGCTGCGGCTGAGTGGGTGTTGATCCTGCTGGTCGGCTCGATCTTTCTGATGCTCCAACCCGGGGTTGGCGGATTTTGGCAGGAAGTGCTCACCTGGCAGCATGGTTTCCTGGAAGAATTCTTTGATATCCAAGCCATCCTTTTAATTTTCTTCCTCCTTGTCATCTGGGGACTCACCCGCTTGTTCAGTCCCCCGCTCTTCCAACTGGAAGAAGATCAGGAACTGATGGAACAGGAAAAACTCGGGATAACCTTCAATGACCGTCAGGAAGCCCGTCGCAGTTTGATGGGTCTTGTTTTTGTCCTTGGTTTCATCATGGTCGGAATGACGGTCATCATCAAAGGGAATTTTGAAAACCTTCCTGCCCTAGCCACGCCCATGCGAAGCTTCGTCATCGCCCTGCTGGTCTATTTCTCCATGGCTTTCATCTTCCTGGCGCTCAACCACTATGCCATCCAGAAAGCCCGCTGGTATTTCAATGACATCCAGGTCAGCCCGGATCTTTCCAAGCGCTGGCTGCTCTACACGGTGATCTTCATTGCCGTTGCTATCCTGCTGACGGTCTTCCTGCCCACGGATTTCGCCTTCGGTTTCCTGCCTGTTGCCCAAACCCTGTTCACAGTCATCGTTTATATTTTCGGCCTGATTCAATTCCTGGTCCTGCTGCCAATCTCATTTGTTTTGTCTTTGTTGGGGACCCTGCTGGGTACACCCCAGAACGAAAGCGTATCTAAACCCGAACTCCCAGAATTCACACCGGAAACCATCCAAACCACCGGTACGCTGCCTTGGTGGGATTTAGTCAAGTCCATCCTTTTCTGGCTTATCTTCGTAGGGATGATCATTCTGGCAGTTCGCACCTTCATCAACAACCATCAGGGACTGAAGGCTTTCTTCGAGAAACTCAAGGTCAAATCCTGGCTGTCGGATTTTTGGCAGTGGATCAAGCAGGGCCTAAAAAGAGTGGGTGAAGCGGCCACTGAAACTGTTCAAAAAGGTGTTCAGCAGATTCGAGCCTATTTCACAGACCGCGAAATTAAACTTCCCAACCTAAGCACCCTCATCCGCCACCTGCCACCCCGTCAGGCGCTGATCCTCAATTATCTGGACTGGGTGAACTGGAATGCCAGGCACGGCCTCAAGCGTAATAAATCCCAAACTCCCTACGAATATGCCGCCGCCATTCACCAGCGCTGGCCGGAGATCGAAGCCGATCTCACCCCCTTCACCAACGACTTCATCGCCGCCCGGTACACGCAACAGAAGATCGACAAAGAACAATTGGAAGCAGCCCAAACCCTGCTCTCAAAGATGAAAGCCGCCATCCTCAAGCAGCAATCCCAACCCGGCTAA
- a CDS encoding DUF58 domain-containing protein codes for MADFLPFLIFLMILAVFLQAGPALTVFYLIIGSFLLGLWWQKRALKHLKVTRHFIDHAYLGETVRIELTIENTSLLPILWLEVHESLPVNLRAGRDIKEVFSLGLRSKKTVHYEINAFKRGYYPIGPSIIESGDPLGLTKPSQISIPASNLTIYPRIVDLAALGLPSRSPFGTIRNENPVYEDPTRLMGKRGFQNGDSVRKIDWKSSASSGELLVKLYEASITLELAVLLDLDKTSYDMDSFYDATELAVTAAASLAAWSKQHQQSIGLFTNGLDPLSVDTESHALPPRKGAAHLISLLELLARIQPGTTCPVGPWLQDTRGQLTWGTTLIYISGKVSPETFEQLFQARKAGLNPVILLTGQPHDIQTDRRIAAGYHIPLYTATSLFEVEALGVPQ; via the coding sequence ATGGCGGATTTTCTGCCCTTCCTAATCTTCCTGATGATCCTGGCTGTGTTCCTGCAGGCGGGCCCTGCACTCACGGTCTTTTACTTGATCATTGGCAGCTTCCTATTAGGATTATGGTGGCAGAAACGCGCCCTGAAACACCTCAAAGTCACCCGGCATTTCATTGACCATGCCTACCTCGGCGAGACGGTCCGGATTGAACTCACCATTGAAAACACCAGCCTGCTGCCAATCCTCTGGCTGGAAGTTCACGAGAGCCTGCCGGTCAACCTGCGGGCAGGCAGGGACATCAAAGAGGTGTTCAGCCTTGGTCTGCGAAGCAAAAAGACCGTCCATTATGAGATCAACGCTTTCAAGCGCGGCTATTACCCAATTGGCCCGTCAATCATTGAATCCGGCGATCCCCTGGGCCTGACCAAACCCTCGCAGATCAGTATTCCCGCATCAAACCTGACCATTTACCCCCGAATCGTTGACCTGGCCGCTCTTGGGCTGCCTTCCCGCTCCCCCTTTGGCACGATCCGTAATGAAAACCCGGTTTATGAAGACCCCACCCGCTTGATGGGCAAACGCGGCTTTCAGAATGGCGATTCGGTTCGCAAAATCGATTGGAAATCCAGCGCTTCCAGCGGCGAGCTGCTTGTAAAGCTATACGAAGCCTCAATCACTCTGGAATTGGCTGTCTTATTGGATTTGGACAAGACCAGTTACGACATGGATTCGTTTTATGACGCAACAGAATTGGCCGTGACCGCTGCGGCATCGCTGGCTGCCTGGTCCAAACAGCACCAACAATCCATCGGGCTATTCACCAACGGGTTGGACCCCTTATCTGTGGATACAGAATCACACGCCCTTCCACCCCGCAAAGGCGCTGCCCACCTCATCAGCCTGCTGGAATTATTAGCCCGCATCCAGCCGGGAACGACCTGCCCGGTCGGTCCCTGGCTTCAGGATACCCGCGGTCAACTAACCTGGGGAACCACCCTGATCTACATCTCAGGGAAAGTCTCTCCGGAGACCTTTGAGCAGCTCTTCCAGGCACGAAAAGCCGGGCTTAACCCGGTCATTCTGCTCACCGGTCAACCCCACGATATCCAAACAGATCGAAGAATCGCTGCGGGTTACCATATTCCCCTTTACACAGCTACCTCACTCTTTGAAGTGGAAGCTCTCGGGGTGCCCCAATGA
- a CDS encoding MoxR family ATPase — MTVTTQLREKIEKNISKVIVGKQKTTELLLVALLCDGHVLIEDVPGVGKTMLARSLAISLGGQFKRLQCTPDLLPNDITGVSIFNQAEQDFEFRPGPLFVNVLLVDEINRATPRTQAALLEAMQERQVTMDGVTYPLPSPFMVLATQNPVEYEGTFPLPEAQLDRFMLKIYMGYPSSDEEATILERLSRQHPIDSLKSVATPEEVDQIKPLVWDVHVDQTIVDYLIRLVEATRNHPDLLLGGSPRASLALYKAGQALAALNGRDHVLPDDIKALARPVLAHRIMLKPQAALRGITSADLVERILEETPLKLKDQEE; from the coding sequence ATGACTGTAACTACACAACTGCGGGAAAAGATCGAAAAGAACATTTCCAAAGTGATCGTTGGCAAACAGAAAACTACTGAGTTGCTGCTGGTCGCTTTGCTGTGTGACGGGCATGTCTTGATCGAAGATGTCCCCGGCGTCGGCAAGACGATGCTGGCGCGCTCCCTGGCCATCAGCCTGGGCGGGCAGTTTAAGCGCCTGCAATGCACGCCGGACCTGCTCCCCAATGACATCACCGGTGTGTCGATCTTCAACCAGGCTGAACAGGACTTTGAATTCCGGCCCGGTCCCTTATTTGTCAACGTCCTGTTGGTGGATGAAATCAACCGCGCCACCCCCCGCACCCAGGCCGCCCTGCTGGAAGCCATGCAGGAACGCCAGGTGACCATGGATGGCGTCACCTATCCCCTGCCCAGCCCATTCATGGTGCTGGCCACGCAGAACCCGGTTGAATATGAAGGCACCTTCCCCTTGCCCGAGGCCCAGTTGGATAGGTTCATGTTAAAGATTTACATGGGCTATCCCAGTTCGGATGAAGAAGCCACCATCCTCGAACGCCTATCCCGCCAACATCCCATCGACTCCCTTAAGTCCGTTGCGACGCCTGAAGAAGTAGATCAGATCAAGCCCCTGGTTTGGGACGTCCATGTAGATCAGACCATTGTGGACTACCTGATCCGTTTGGTAGAAGCCACTCGCAATCACCCTGACTTGCTGCTGGGCGGCAGCCCACGTGCCTCCCTGGCGCTCTACAAAGCCGGCCAGGCATTGGCCGCTCTGAATGGCAGGGACCATGTCCTGCCGGACGACATCAAAGCCCTGGCACGTCCTGTGTTGGCCCACCGAATCATGCTTAAACCTCAAGCTGCCCTGCGTGGCATCACCAGCGCTGATCTGGTTGAGCGCATCCTCGAAGAGACCCCCTTGAAGCTCAAAGACCAGGAAGAATAG
- the zwf gene encoding glucose-6-phosphate dehydrogenase, producing MPEIDIINEPCSDGVAIVIFGVTGDLTRRKLMPALYENAKNGRLPYPFYVLGFARRPWDHDKMREVLREGVMEYSGDKEVDVEILNLLLENAYYVESTFQDEDGYHRLDQALHQLGVQNTLFYLSTPPRWYSTIVENLGKSQLESCHEGWRRIVVEKPFGRDLESARVLDKQLHSVFKEDQIYRMDHYLGKETVQNILAFRFGNGIFEPLWNRKYIDHIQITMAENHGVGTRAGYYDQAGVIRDVFQNHLLQLMALTAMEAPAVFNAKAVRDEKVKVLKSIAEIKGEAALENTIRAQYVSGTIDGKRVPSYRDEPNVAPDSTTETYLAARLFINNWRWAGVPFYLRSGKRLPHRVTEIAIQFTQVPLALFGQRNLAGDAPNVLVLRIQPDEGITLFLGAKSPGSVMQIEPVQMRFSYAEAFPGDPPEAYERLLLDSLLGDATLFTRSDEVEEAWWLTDGIIDAWAMQGLTNLPVYEAGTQGPQSAEEFIRRDGRQWRKI from the coding sequence ATGCCTGAAATAGATATCATCAATGAACCCTGTTCGGATGGTGTTGCAATCGTTATCTTTGGAGTCACGGGGGACCTGACGCGCCGCAAACTGATGCCGGCGCTTTATGAGAATGCGAAGAATGGCCGCCTGCCCTATCCTTTTTACGTCCTCGGCTTTGCCCGTCGCCCCTGGGATCACGATAAAATGCGTGAAGTCCTACGGGAAGGCGTTATGGAATATTCGGGTGACAAGGAAGTGGATGTTGAGATCCTGAATTTACTGCTGGAAAATGCCTATTATGTCGAATCGACTTTTCAGGATGAGGACGGCTATCATCGTTTAGATCAGGCGCTGCACCAATTGGGCGTGCAGAACACCCTCTTTTATCTTTCAACACCCCCGAGATGGTATTCCACCATCGTGGAGAATTTAGGAAAATCTCAGCTTGAATCCTGCCACGAAGGCTGGCGGCGGATTGTGGTGGAGAAGCCCTTCGGTAGAGATTTAGAATCGGCTCGAGTACTGGATAAACAACTGCACTCTGTGTTCAAGGAAGACCAGATTTACCGGATGGATCATTACCTTGGGAAAGAGACGGTTCAGAATATTCTGGCATTCCGGTTCGGGAACGGTATATTTGAGCCGCTGTGGAATCGGAAATACATCGATCACATTCAGATTACTATGGCTGAGAATCATGGCGTTGGCACCCGGGCCGGGTACTATGACCAGGCAGGGGTAATCCGAGACGTCTTCCAAAATCACCTGCTGCAGTTGATGGCGCTCACAGCGATGGAAGCGCCGGCGGTGTTCAATGCCAAGGCTGTTCGGGATGAAAAGGTAAAGGTCCTCAAGTCCATCGCGGAGATCAAAGGCGAGGCAGCGCTCGAGAATACCATCCGGGCGCAGTATGTTTCGGGCACGATTGACGGGAAACGGGTCCCGAGTTATCGGGATGAGCCCAATGTAGCCCCGGATTCCACCACCGAAACCTATTTGGCTGCAAGGCTATTTATCAATAACTGGCGCTGGGCTGGGGTGCCATTCTATCTGCGCTCGGGGAAACGGCTGCCGCACCGGGTGACGGAAATCGCGATCCAATTTACCCAGGTGCCCCTGGCCTTATTTGGTCAGCGTAACCTGGCCGGGGATGCGCCGAATGTCCTTGTTCTCCGGATTCAACCGGATGAGGGCATCACTTTGTTCCTGGGTGCGAAATCTCCTGGTAGTGTGATGCAGATCGAGCCGGTACAGATGCGGTTCTCCTATGCAGAGGCTTTTCCGGGTGACCCGCCGGAAGCCTATGAGCGTTTGTTATTGGATAGCTTGTTGGGGGATGCGACCCTGTTCACCCGCAGTGATGAGGTGGAAGAGGCCTGGTGGCTGACCGATGGGATCATTGATGCCTGGGCTATGCAAGGGTTGACGAATTTGCCGGTCTATGAGGCCGGCACACAGGGCCCACAATCCGCCGAGGAGTTCATCCGCAGGGATGGCCGCCAGTGGCGGAAGATCTAG
- a CDS encoding zinc ribbon domain-containing protein — MPETRIYHGDFNPSDIARDIISQFNRGNYQVQQIGRDPKIAVQIATRQFAQSGGQTALTITLHKVEDGVSVQVGNQAWMGVAASLGITALSALRNPMTLLGRLDDLAQDIESLQLEEDVWQLIEGSARQHGVGKVLSERLKHYICPYCNTANEQGAGRCVACGAPLGDIQPQTCLKCGFVVRNIERECPNCGAILPSR; from the coding sequence ATGCCAGAAACACGCATCTATCACGGTGACTTCAATCCCAGCGACATCGCCCGGGACATCATCTCGCAATTCAACCGCGGGAATTACCAGGTGCAGCAAATCGGCCGCGACCCTAAAATCGCTGTCCAAATCGCCACCCGGCAATTCGCGCAATCCGGCGGGCAAACTGCGCTGACCATCACACTGCACAAGGTGGAAGATGGCGTTTCCGTGCAGGTGGGCAACCAGGCCTGGATGGGCGTGGCGGCCAGCCTTGGCATCACCGCCCTGAGCGCTTTGCGGAACCCAATGACCCTTCTGGGTCGTTTAGATGACCTCGCTCAGGACATTGAATCCCTTCAACTGGAAGAGGACGTCTGGCAGTTGATTGAAGGTTCCGCCCGTCAACACGGTGTCGGTAAAGTCCTGTCTGAGCGGTTGAAGCACTATATTTGCCCTTATTGCAACACGGCCAATGAACAAGGTGCCGGTCGCTGCGTTGCCTGCGGCGCACCTTTAGGTGACATTCAACCCCAAACCTGCCTGAAATGCGGTTTCGTGGTCCGCAACATCGAACGTGAATGCCCGAACTGTGGGGCAATTCTCCCCTCTCGATAA
- a CDS encoding SH3 domain-containing protein produces the protein MKSRKTRIIAMSSIALILLLVMLIRPSVAEAGPLAQQPTGSIPTVTSTPRGPYVVVNSLTANDTQINVRAGPSRLSELVGVLLVGQEVNALGVYGEWVLIEYPVGPDGTAWVYGNLVTLYGGDLPQVSPPATATPDVTRTVDPTLAAQFLTTPNATQLPTFTEPAPLEIPTYTMDLGNTAAGGVPMGLIIVGLGALGLFLVVIALISGR, from the coding sequence ATGAAATCTCGTAAAACCAGAATAATCGCAATGTCTTCAATTGCCCTGATTCTTTTGTTGGTGATGTTGATCCGCCCAAGCGTTGCTGAAGCCGGTCCGCTGGCTCAACAACCCACGGGTAGTATCCCTACGGTCACAAGCACGCCGCGCGGTCCTTATGTCGTCGTCAATTCCTTGACAGCCAATGACACACAGATCAACGTGCGCGCTGGCCCCAGCCGGCTTAGTGAGCTGGTGGGTGTTCTCCTGGTTGGGCAGGAAGTAAATGCCCTTGGTGTGTATGGGGAATGGGTGTTGATCGAATATCCGGTTGGCCCGGATGGGACAGCCTGGGTGTATGGGAACCTGGTGACTCTTTATGGCGGTGATTTACCGCAGGTGTCGCCACCCGCCACTGCCACCCCGGATGTCACCCGGACGGTAGACCCGACTTTGGCGGCTCAGTTCCTGACCACGCCAAATGCTACCCAATTACCCACCTTCACCGAACCTGCGCCTTTGGAAATCCCGACCTACACGATGGATTTGGGAAACACTGCAGCAGGCGGTGTACCGATGGGTTTGATTATTGTCGGCTTGGGTGCTTTAGGCCTCTTCCTGGTTGTGATTGCTCTCATCAGTGGGCGGTAA
- a CDS encoding dienelactone hydrolase family protein: MAEQTEPKEILIGNWPFKVSVPQQVPTSETRLLLLLHGHLGNENVMWILTKPIPKAFIMLAPRAPVQLGPNQYSWHAIGSQWPDLENTYRALGSQLLSRVDQWIDHNKLKITKFDVMGFSQGAVMAYALSFLFPERVNKVAALAGFVPYVWQSKLKDQTLAGRSYFISNGTEDEIVPIHKAHQSIEWLKEKGAQVTYCEGHTGHKLSAGCFKGLGDYFRLPPTDESNHNQEEA; encoded by the coding sequence ATGGCTGAACAGACAGAACCTAAAGAAATTCTTATTGGTAATTGGCCTTTTAAAGTCTCGGTCCCCCAACAAGTCCCTACATCCGAAACACGATTATTGCTCCTGCTGCATGGGCACCTTGGGAATGAAAACGTAATGTGGATCCTGACCAAACCAATCCCAAAGGCATTCATCATGTTAGCCCCCAGAGCGCCGGTTCAATTGGGGCCGAATCAATACAGTTGGCACGCCATTGGGTCACAGTGGCCCGACCTGGAAAACACCTATCGGGCCCTCGGGTCGCAATTGCTTTCACGGGTCGATCAGTGGATCGACCATAATAAATTGAAGATAACAAAATTTGACGTGATGGGATTTAGCCAGGGTGCAGTGATGGCCTATGCGCTCAGCTTCCTGTTCCCCGAAAGGGTAAATAAAGTGGCTGCGTTGGCCGGCTTCGTCCCCTATGTCTGGCAATCAAAGCTGAAAGATCAAACTCTGGCAGGCCGATCCTACTTCATTTCAAATGGCACTGAAGATGAGATCGTCCCGATCCATAAAGCGCATCAGTCCATCGAGTGGTTAAAAGAAAAAGGCGCTCAGGTGACCTATTGCGAAGGGCATACAGGTCACAAACTCAGCGCCGGTTGTTTCAAAGGTTTGGGGGATTACTTCCGTTTACCGCCCACTGATGAGAGCAATCACAACCAGGAAGAGGCCTAA
- a CDS encoding patatin-like phospholipase family protein, with product MDISLALGGGGIRGVAHIGVLRSLEKHGFNVKAIAGTSAGGLIGAVYSAGYSTEEIESIVNDLGTNWVFSRNNSDQPAILGIGAIAKKLSGVLGEKTFEELKIPYAATAVSLRTGKEFILRKGKVLDAALATMAIPGVFPSQEIGGSVLVDGGVLDPVPIRLARWMEPDLPVVAVVLHKRPEGFGVDDTAFPISIPVPTTITERIAKLRMVQALQIFAQSMEVTGTRLTDMAVKLYKPEVLIEPRVGHIGTLQNVDTKELIQAGMEATEEVLNKLQSETTWVKQIERAVKQRLNPEPLPDIWENENKTA from the coding sequence ATGGATATCAGTTTAGCTCTTGGTGGAGGTGGCATTCGGGGAGTCGCGCACATTGGCGTCCTGCGGTCACTTGAGAAACACGGCTTCAACGTAAAAGCCATCGCCGGCACCAGTGCCGGAGGCTTGATCGGGGCAGTATATTCCGCCGGTTATTCCACAGAAGAGATCGAAAGCATTGTCAACGACCTGGGAACCAACTGGGTCTTCAGTCGGAACAATTCAGATCAGCCTGCCATCCTCGGGATTGGCGCAATTGCAAAGAAATTATCCGGAGTGCTGGGTGAAAAGACCTTTGAGGAATTAAAGATCCCCTATGCCGCCACAGCCGTCAGCCTGCGAACCGGTAAAGAGTTCATCCTGCGTAAAGGGAAAGTACTGGATGCTGCTCTGGCGACGATGGCCATTCCAGGCGTCTTCCCCAGCCAGGAAATCGGTGGGAGCGTCCTCGTTGATGGGGGCGTTCTTGACCCAGTGCCGATCCGGTTGGCGCGCTGGATGGAACCCGACCTGCCGGTTGTGGCCGTTGTCCTTCATAAACGCCCTGAGGGCTTTGGCGTGGATGATACCGCCTTCCCCATTTCAATCCCAGTACCAACGACCATTACTGAACGGATCGCGAAATTGCGGATGGTTCAGGCCCTACAAATCTTCGCCCAATCCATGGAAGTGACTGGTACCCGGCTGACAGACATGGCCGTAAAACTCTATAAGCCGGAAGTTCTCATTGAACCCAGGGTTGGACATATTGGCACGCTCCAAAACGTGGATACCAAAGAGCTTATCCAGGCTGGCATGGAAGCCACGGAAGAGGTTTTGAACAAGCTTCAATCCGAGACGACATGGGTGAAGCAAATCGAACGGGCCGTCAAACAGCGGCTGAACCCTGAACCCCTGCCGGATATCTGGGAGAACGAGAACAAAACCGCTTGA
- the smpB gene encoding SsrA-binding protein SmpB produces MEGIKIVAKNRKAKFEYELGDTFEAGLELRGTEIKSIRAGQVSLSEAYIRTNGKQAWLVGSHIAPYDQASVFNHDPERERRLLLHKREIKTLWDGIRIKGMTIVPTIMYLKNGKAKVEIALAKGKRQYDKRQDIKKRDMDRDIHRAMDDRR; encoded by the coding sequence ATGGAAGGTATAAAAATAGTTGCAAAAAATCGAAAAGCTAAATTTGAATATGAACTCGGCGACACATTTGAAGCCGGGTTGGAATTGCGTGGCACGGAGATCAAGTCGATCCGAGCCGGTCAGGTTTCTCTTTCTGAGGCTTATATCCGCACCAATGGCAAGCAAGCGTGGTTGGTTGGATCGCATATCGCTCCCTATGATCAGGCCAGTGTGTTCAACCATGACCCAGAGCGTGAACGCCGGTTGCTGCTCCATAAACGCGAGATCAAGACCCTTTGGGATGGCATCCGGATTAAGGGGATGACAATCGTTCCGACGATCATGTATCTGAAGAATGGCAAAGCAAAGGTCGAGATCGCCCTGGCTAAGGGGAAGCGGCAATATGATAAGCGCCAGGATATCAAAAAGCGGGATATGGACCGGGATATTCATCGTGCTATGGATGACCGCAGATAA